In the genome of Globicephala melas chromosome 3, mGloMel1.2, whole genome shotgun sequence, one region contains:
- the FSTL3 gene encoding follistatin-related protein 3 isoform X1, producing the protein MRPGAPGPLWPLPWGALAWAVGFVGSVGSGDPAPGGVCWLQQGREATCSLVLRTDVSQAECCASGNIDTAWSNFTHPGNKISLLGFLGLVHCLPCKDSCEGVACGPGKACRMLGGRPRCECAPDCSGLPARLQVCGSDGATYRDECELRAARCRGHPDLRVMYRGRCRKSCAHVVCLRPQSCVVDQTGSAHCVVCRAAPCPAPSSPGQELCGNNNVTYMSSCHLRQATCFLGRSIGVRHPGSCAGAARGGEQRRGLAPSPSPRPHFSFGPSHSAGTPEPLDAESEEDEENFV; encoded by the exons ATGCGTCCCGGGGCGCCGGGGCCACTGTGGCCGCTGCCCTGGGGGGCCCTGGCGTGGGCCGTGGGCTTCGTTGGCTCCGTGGGCTCTGGGGACCCCGCGCCCG GTGGTGTCTGCTGGCTCCAGCAGGGCCGAGAGGCCACCTGCAGCCTGGTGCTGAGGACGGACGTGAGCCAGGCTGAGTGCTGTGCGTCTGGTAACATCGACACCGCCTGGTCCAACTTCACGCACCCGGGGAACAAGATCAGCCTCCTGGGCTTCCTGGGCCTCGTCCACTGCCTCCCCTGCAAAG ATTCGTGCGAGGGCGTGGCGTGCGGCCCAGGCAAGGCCTGCCGCATGCTGGGGGGCCGTCCGCGCTGCGAGTGCGCGCCTGACTGCTCGGGGCTCCCAGCGCGCCTTCAGGTCTGCGGCTCGGACGGCGCCACCTACCGCGACGAGTGCGAATTGCGCGCCGCGCGCTGCCGCGGCCACCCAGACCTGCGCGTCATGTACCGGGGCCGCTGCCGCA AATCGTGCGCGCACGTTGTGTGCCTGCGGCCGCAGTCATGCGTGGTGGACCAGACCGGCAGCGCGCACTGCGTGGTGTGCCGCGCGGCGCCCTGCCCCGCGCCCTCCAGCCCCGGCCAGGAGCTCTGTGGCAACAACAACGTCACCTACATGTCCTCGTGCCACCTCCGCCAGGCCACCTGCTTCCTGGGCCGCTCCATCGGCGTGCGCCACCCGGGCAGTTGTGCAGGTGCGGCGAGGGGCGGGGAGCAGCGGCGGGGTctagcccccagcccctctccgcGCCCGCATTTCTCTTTTGGTCCCTCCCACTCTGCAGGCACCCCCGAGCCGCTAGATGCTGAGTCGGAGGAGGACGAGGAGAACTTTGTGTGA
- the FSTL3 gene encoding follistatin-related protein 3 isoform X2 — protein sequence MRPGAPGPLWPLPWGALAWAVGFVGSVGSGDPAPGGVCWLQQGREATCSLVLRTDVSQAECCASGNIDTAWSNFTHPGNKISLLGFLGLVHCLPCKDSCEGVACGPGKACRMLGGRPRCECAPDCSGLPARLQVCGSDGATYRDECELRAARCRGHPDLRVMYRGRCRKSCAHVVCLRPQSCVVDQTGSAHCVVCRAAPCPAPSSPGQELCGNNNVTYMSSCHLRQATCFLGRSIGVRHPGSCAGTPEPLDAESEEDEENFV from the exons ATGCGTCCCGGGGCGCCGGGGCCACTGTGGCCGCTGCCCTGGGGGGCCCTGGCGTGGGCCGTGGGCTTCGTTGGCTCCGTGGGCTCTGGGGACCCCGCGCCCG GTGGTGTCTGCTGGCTCCAGCAGGGCCGAGAGGCCACCTGCAGCCTGGTGCTGAGGACGGACGTGAGCCAGGCTGAGTGCTGTGCGTCTGGTAACATCGACACCGCCTGGTCCAACTTCACGCACCCGGGGAACAAGATCAGCCTCCTGGGCTTCCTGGGCCTCGTCCACTGCCTCCCCTGCAAAG ATTCGTGCGAGGGCGTGGCGTGCGGCCCAGGCAAGGCCTGCCGCATGCTGGGGGGCCGTCCGCGCTGCGAGTGCGCGCCTGACTGCTCGGGGCTCCCAGCGCGCCTTCAGGTCTGCGGCTCGGACGGCGCCACCTACCGCGACGAGTGCGAATTGCGCGCCGCGCGCTGCCGCGGCCACCCAGACCTGCGCGTCATGTACCGGGGCCGCTGCCGCA AATCGTGCGCGCACGTTGTGTGCCTGCGGCCGCAGTCATGCGTGGTGGACCAGACCGGCAGCGCGCACTGCGTGGTGTGCCGCGCGGCGCCCTGCCCCGCGCCCTCCAGCCCCGGCCAGGAGCTCTGTGGCAACAACAACGTCACCTACATGTCCTCGTGCCACCTCCGCCAGGCCACCTGCTTCCTGGGCCGCTCCATCGGCGTGCGCCACCCGGGCAGTTGTGCAG GCACCCCCGAGCCGCTAGATGCTGAGTCGGAGGAGGACGAGGAGAACTTTGTGTGA